In Podospora pseudoanserina strain CBS 124.78 chromosome 5, whole genome shotgun sequence, a single window of DNA contains:
- a CDS encoding hypothetical protein (antiSMASH:Cluster_9), giving the protein MRNKHRAGTTNALGTSPIKLCPSEPPVLACLSFTSPSRTVHDIFRSSLPFIPMNFSKRYTLPSHALVLNLPPRRPNPLRTSTLITGNHPSPPPSRKMTSFSLLPPGLENPPKPAHPPPHLPLGPPHLPHHSLAPFPNRLANLPLPPPNKRQVHPKRNLPPPLPRQIPLPTDIFRLGEIRGAGHPHGKKPFRQVGVVGTSCSRGIIKVGVLSHGG; this is encoded by the coding sequence ATGAGAAATAAGCACAGAGCTGGGACAACCAATGCATTAGGTACCTCACCCATCAAACTTTGCCCCAGTGAGCCCCCGGTTCTTGCGTGCCTCTCATTCACCTCACCGTCAAGAACCGTACACGACATCTTCAGGTCATCCCTACCATTCATTCCAATGAACTTCTCAAAACGATATACCCTCCCCTCTCATGCCCTtgtcctcaacctcccacccaGGCGTCCGAACCCTCTCCGCACATCAACCCTCATCACCGGAAACCATCCCTCGCCCCCACCATCCAGAAAGatgacctccttctcccttctccctcccggCCTGGAaaaccctccaaaaccagctcacccaccaccccacctccccctggGGCCTCCCCATCTACCGCACCACTCACTCGCCCCTTTCCCAAACCGCCTGGCcaaccttcctctccctcctccaaacaaACGTCAGGTCCACCCTAAGAGAAAtctaccacctcccctccctcgccagATCCCACTCCCAACCGATATTTTCCGACTCGGAGAAATACGCGGGGCTGGACACCCACACGGTAAGAAGCCATTTCGACAAGTGGGTGTCGTCGGAACAAGCTGTTCCCGAGGGATCATCAAGGTGGGAGTACTGTCTCACGGCGGATGA
- a CDS encoding hypothetical protein (antiSMASH:Cluster_9; EggNog:ENOG503NUHZ; COG:S): protein MYPPSTQNTLLPLAALLLPSLVSAHGVILAAQGEADSPPSVGFMVNDAIARNCTSINPCQMDTTIIRDAEIAAGTVNSCGRTKLNGNIDVGTVTENALAEGAVTAVRQGSSVDVTIHQVNADGAGPYTCDLDEGSNSGIMSHELVVSNNIPGQNGLSQAAEQEFTITVTMPDDMKCIGGSTGNVCTVRCRNAAQAGPFGGCFAVQQVDVEPAINTAKDITTADTLEAAQFQTSANQAAFAAAVNANAKAGSSEQEQNLAAVEAILGLSTVSAEFPTLTPTINTERVVPTGTGGAQPTAALGSTPFPVENGDGNNGNGNGNTGNDNPDAGVNPFPVEDGNGNDNGNGNGNGNGGGSGRGRGRGGRNRNQKRYYTVEELLKRFVLPDDGN from the exons atgtaccccccttccacccaaaacaccctccTGCCGCTGGCGGCCTTGCTCCTCCCTTCCCTGGTCTCCGCCCACGGcgtcatcctcgccgcccaaGGCGAGGCCGACTCCCCCCCTTCCGTCGGCTTCATGGTCAACGACGCCATCGCCCGCAACTGcacctccatcaacccctgCCAGATGGACACAACCATCATCCGCGACGCCGAAATCGCCGCCGGCACCGTCAACTCCTGCGGCCGCACCAAGCTCAATGGCAACATCGACGTCGGCACCGTGACCGAAAACGCACTCGCCGAAGGCGCCGTCACGGCTGTGAGACAAGGATCCAGCGTCGACGTGACGATCCACCAGGTCAACGCCGACGGCGCAGGACCTTACACCTGCGACTTGGACGAAGGGTCCAACTCAGGAATCATGTCCCACGAGCTGGTCGTGAGCAACAATATCCCTGGACAGAATGGACTTAGTCAGGCTGCTGAGCAGGAGTTCACCATCACGGTGACCATGCCGGATGATATGAAGTGCATCGGTGGTTCGACGGGGAACGTGTGTACGGTTAGGTGCAGGAATGCTGCTCAGGCGGGGCCTTTTGGAG GATGCTTCGCGGTCCAACAAGTCGACGTTGAGCCCGCTATCAACACCGCCAAGGACATCACCACAGCCGACACGCTCGAAGCAGCCCAGTTTCAGACCTCGGCTAACCAAgccgcctttgccgccgCTGTTAATGCCAACGCCAAGGCTGGCTCTTCGGAGCAGGAACAAAACCTCGCTGCTGTCGAGGCTATCCTTGGGCTGAGCACCGTTTCTGCCGAGTTCCCTACTTTGACTCCGACGATCAACACGGAGAGGGTTGTGCCTACGGGTACGGGTGGTGCGCAGCCTACTGCTGCTTTGGGCAGTACTCCGTTCCCTGTTGAGAATGGTGACGGCAACAACGGAAATGGCAACGGGAACACCGGCAACGACAATCCCGACGCTGGCGTGAATCCATTCcctgttgaggatggcaatGGTAATGACAACGGtaacggcaacggcaacggcaacggcggtGGTAgcggcagaggcagaggcagggGCGGCCGCAACAGGAATCAAAAGAGATATTACACCGTCGAGGAGCTCCTCAAGCGGTTCGTCCTCCCCGATGATGGCAACTAA
- a CDS encoding hypothetical protein (antiSMASH:Cluster_9; COG:G; EggNog:ENOG503NVAI) — MMLMAARPRRMACSFLSEKSPFPFRCLCLVPTDTKAAAASTARPTRKKVAYATDIHEKCWKHDESLKKRNGSITLPSSLHKRWGRTVGNDYCCPKNKPVPYKKCHWVGSKDCAVPNCERHEIFLATNDYGDADYYPCNWWRKKALCCEVNEESLSPVAECNSEI, encoded by the exons ATGATGCTCATGGCtgcaaggccaagaag GATGGCATGTTCGTTCCTTTCCGAGAAATCTCCATTTCCCTTTAGGTGCCTGTGTCTGGTGCCAACTGACACAAAAGCCGCAGCGGCAAGCACTGCAAGGCCGACGAGGAAAAAGGTCGCTTACGCCACCGACATTCATGAAAAGTGCTGGAAGCACGATGAGTCGCTCAAAAAGCGGAATGGTTCCATCACCCTTCCTTCATCTCTTCATAAGCGCTGGGGGAGGACGGTGGGCAACGACTACTGCTGTCCCAAGAACAAGCCAGTTCCCTACAAGAAGTGCCATTGGGTAGGGAGCAAGGACTGTGCGGTTCCTAACTGCGAGAGACATGAGATCTTCCTGGCTACGAACGACTATGGGGATGCCGATTATTACCCTTGCAATT GGTGGAGAAAGAAAGCTCTCTGCTGTGAAGTGAACGAAGAGTCACTGAGCCCGGTTGCTGAATGCAATTCCGAGATT